The Scleropages formosus chromosome 21, fSclFor1.1, whole genome shotgun sequence DNA segment GTGCCCACGCAGTACAGACGGGTGACTCATTCAGAAACTTCACACTGAAATGTGAACACTCGGTGGTGTAAAAGAAATGGGAAACACACCACTCAAAACACTCCAAGTAAGTCCTTGAAACACATGATTCTTTATAGCCActtcctattttttttcccttacttCTGTGTACCACTGGGCCATGGTTACTTTACCAATTCATGGTAAAGTCTTTGAATGAGGGTAGTGCAACGGGAGAGAGGTTCCAGCCagggaccttcagattacaCTCCTGAACACTGCACTTCTTCATCCAGCTTCGATTTTTGTCCGACCATTGAAGCGGTTGGTGATAAATATGCAATATAGTATTAAATAATGGTGAAAACTGTGTGGAAAAACTGTGCTGtccgcgcgtgtgtgtgtgtgtgtgtgtgtgtgtgtgtgtttctccagtttCTCCAGTCATCTGGGTTCAAGGAGTATAAATCAGCTAAATATGCTGCAGATATTGGCATTGCTTCTGTGGTATTTTCCCATCTGATGAAAGTACTGTGCTATGCAGCGAGTGTTCATGCATAAACAAgataattttcataaattaaaatctCCCCTGCAGAAGTAACATCTGTGCCTCCCTCGGTTTGCATAAAAGATGGTGGCATGCGAATGGCCCCTTGACTGTCTGCAGAAATCCGTGGCGTCCTTCAGGTTCCATCTTTATacgcgccacacacacacacacacacacacacacacacacacaccactttgaTGTTctggggacttttttttttttttccggcgGCGCGATTTAGACAGTGCATTCCGTTAATTCGTTTAGAAATGATCgcctttaatttaaaaacgagacgttctttctttctttatgaaTCCACACAACTGATCCAAGATTTCTGGCTTCCGATAAGATCAGTGTGTCCCCGACATTATCATAAGtagaaaaaatattccaaaaacaTACTCCAGTAATAACAGCCTGCTGGAGGAAATTGATAGATAATTGTAATATCGATTGACAAAAATTCTAAGTCGCCTTGGGAAACGTGTAAACTACTACtacttctaataataataataataagaagaagaagaatattcCAGGCACTAAGAAGAAAGTCCCCTCCATGCGAAGCCTGAATTATTAACGGTTGCAATGCCCTCTTATTTCGGCTTGAGGActactgtgtgtgagagaaagaataTGCTAATGTGTGTTAAAGTACTGCCGATGGGGGAACAAACGTTGCCAAGTGTGTATTCTCAGGACACCCAAATCTCAAGCAATTCGAAAGGTATCTGAGGGTGATCGGGGCCTTGGAGGCAAACTGGAGAGGAAGCAGGCAAAGGTCACCATGTCCATCCTCGCAGCTTCAGCACCGAGCGCCGGAGCGCGTccccccttcacacacacacacacaccccatcgTTTCAGGTACCAGCGTGTTTGTCGTTTTTTATTTCGTTGCCGGTAGGCCACATTTGAAAAACAGCGCACTTTTAAACTTTTGGAGTTTTAGAGACACCACCGAAGTCAAACGCAAATGAAGAGTCAAAAGAGAAGCGCCAATCATGCGTGTTCCTTTTTACAAGTTTATTAGTAACATATGAAATACGTTTACCGCCGCGTACATAGAGCAAACAAATATAGCAATAATATCCGTTTTCATTGCAGAAATAACTTAATGTTCTTGCGACGCTCGTGGAGACGGACCCATGAGACGCAGCTGTCCAATGTACGCGTTAAGGTTCCAACCTCTTCTTCAGCCTACATTTTCCCCACGTaatgttatatttaaaacatgtcCTTAAGAAAATCACACCTACCTGGAAAAACTTCAATTACTGACTTGATtctacaaataataaaattgagCCTTTTCATTAGCTATGAgagtaataaaaacaataatccCATAGGAATTACATAGTACACTAAGAAATCACATCGAAGGAGGAATGCAACTTTTTTGACCAGATGTTCAGTCCTATCTGCATTTTAAATCGACTGGAAATGTGTTCTAAGCCCCAGTGCGATGTGGCATTACGTCATATTATACAagttaacaaaagaaaataacgGTACAAACTTAGTGACGATGAACCGGCTCTCGGTCTGAACCGCAGTTGTACATGCAATAATATTATCTATTGAGctatatttcctttttattccgCAGTTTAAAGTCCTCAGATCAGAGTTATGAATTTaaaggtggggggaggggggtacttGTCCTGACAGTGTAAAAGGGGAAATTTCGACTGACAGTGAGCGAGCAATGACACAGCACGTGTGACGCACTTTTATCACTTTCTGGAAGCGTGTCGTTGTCCGCCCATTTAATTATTCAGAGTTTTCcttctgaagaagaagaaaaaaaaaatgaatgaaaaggaaaatcaCATGGATCAGAAATGTGCAACGCTGCGTGACTTTACAGTAAAGAAGTACCAAGGCAACTTAACATACATCCGCGCACTTTCTCcccgctgatttttttttttaaaccataacatcgtaattattactgttttgtatAAACAAGACCCAggtctataattttttttttataaaacatcGATGGAGCTGCATGGGATAAAATAGGAAATCGACCTTATAAAAGTTAATCAAGAATTCTGTACAAAAATCACAACAAAATAATTCAGCATGGGATTAGACTAGTAGTAAAAtgctgtttgaaaaaaatatatatcttcatttaattttcGCGATTGGCCCATTGTCTGCTCAAAAATTGCATAGTTTCCAAATTATTGctcgtgattttttttgtcacgtGGATCGTTACATAATGAGAACATTCTAAATCTGGTCACACCCTTCTTTGCCCGCCACTCTTGTGACCTCCATATCATATAGACGCGCTATAGAGCATATATAATACATGATAAGGCGAAACGGGATCGTGGGAGTCCCAGAATTCCACCTAAAGGCAGTAACatcaataaatacatacataggTTTACGCGAGTGGTATTTGCACTTGTGCGTCGTCAGCGAGGCCCCGACGCGTGGACGCTCGCGGGACGCGGCTCAGTCGTGGAATATGGCGTTGAGCTGCGCGTTCATGACCCTCTCGTGGTGCGAGTGTCCGTCGTACGACAGCATGGTCTCCATGGGTATGTCGCAGCGCTGCGCCGAGCCCGCGTACAGCGGCGCGTGCGCCTGCGGGCCCGCGAGGCCCGCCGCCGCCGGGTAGTGCATGGTGAACGCGTAGCTCTTCTCGAAGTCCCCGGATGAGGGCTCGTGCTTGAAGGAGAAGTTCCCGTTCACGCTGAGCGGGGGGCTCAGGGGCCCGTCGAACGAGGGGCTCGTGCAGTCCGTGAGCACGGATTCGAAGAAGGGCTCCAGCGCGCTCCCGTACGAGTGCGGCTTCACGTGGAAGATGTGGGAGCTGTCCATTGTACCGTAGGGCGGGCTCGGAAGACCAGGGGTTTGGTAAGAGTAGGGGTGGGCCGCGAAGGAAGCACTGGCCGTTTGCATATGCGCCGGTATCTCCTGGCTCTGTTCCGGAAGGAACGTCCGCGGGTTCAGCTGGAGACACCCGGCCACCAGGTTGGTGGTGGGCTGCGACAGTCCCTTGCACAGGGCCTGCACGAAGGACATGAGATCGGGACTCTTTCCCGAGCGCAGGATCTCCGACAGAGCCCAGATGTAGTTCTTGGCCAGCCGCAGGGTCTCGATCTTGGAGAGCTTCTGCGTCTTCGAGTAGCAGGGCACGACCTTGCGCAGACTCTCGAGCGCGTCGTTCAGCCCGTGCATGCGGTTCCGCTCGCGCGCGTTCGCCTTCATGCGCCGGATCTTAAACCTCTGCAGGCGCGCCTTggtcatcttcttcttcttgggtCCGCGTCTCTTGGGCTTCTGGTCGTCGCCGTCTTCCtcctcgtcgtcgtcgtcgtcctcgtcctcctcgaGCCTGTTGAGCCCGTCCACGTCCTCGGGATCGGCGTCCTTGGCCATGGCGTCGCACTCCTCGCGCTCCTCGCTCTTCTTCTCCAGCTCGTGCTCGTCGTGCGAGCTGAGGCACTCGTCCGGCCAGGTGGACGCGCTCTGAGACTCCGGCATTATGCTGTCTTCGGTGTAGGACTTAGTCATTGTCGTGCGCtgtttgcaaaaaataaaaaataaaataaaataaataaagaaagaaatgaaaacggCCATTAATAATGCAGCATTATAATGCGGCAATAACGGAGACCTTGTTCACTGGGTGCAGCCAGATATTAGGAACGAAGCGTTTCTGTCCCTGCAGCGTCGTGTATCAAAAATAGCTCTAATGCCCCACATTCCACTTCATTCATGTTTCTCAGTACCTGTGTAGGAAATAATAACTGCTCATCCCCACAATGCCCTTACATAACGGTGACCACATTTATAAGCTGATTACGCGCTTGACAACTGCTGCATTTTCATATCCATCACATCTAATAAATAAGATTTGCGGAAACAAAACAACTTTACCGTGACGTGAGTGGTGCCTATTATCCCCGCCACATTTTTGGATGTGAACGTGCACGTGTCACCGTTTGCTGATCCCGATTCTGATCCTATGCAACTTTTCACGCGGCGCAGGGTTTGGACACTGATGGCAAAGGTTACAATCGCGTCGTGTCGTGTGTGTCAGTGGCAGCTTCACAAAATTATAAGACTTCGTCCGTTCTCTGTATCGTAAACATGCACTCGTTTGgtggtcattattattattattattattattatttctctgctCAGAAATTAGACTACCTAAATGCACATACTAGTTCGAACTATTTTACGCAACAACTGAATCCTCATTCCGAGCGATACTGTAACAGGTAGTATATTCCAATATGATTCATTACACTAAACAGggggcttttttttattttgttttttttaccattCTACGAACAATAATTTCATTGTCTTTTGCTTAGAAATGAAGCGttcaaaatgattttgaaatgcaaacaaaaagcaaaaagaagagAAGGCGCAGTAGCACTCAACTCCTGGCTTGAGGTAAAAGAGATGGATACGGGAGGGATATTACTAGGAAAGATGGTGATCGGAGAGGAGGTATTAAAGTTGAGATACACACCTTGTTCTCgtgcagtcagtcagtgtgtctttgtTATGGGAGTGTCATGCCCCTCCAGCCAGGTGTGTCCGGGTCCTGAGAGCTCTACAGTGACTGGCTGCCTGCTGGATCTCCACGTTATATAGCGGTGCTGCTGATGCTCAGAGATGAACATGTGATGAGATGAACACCTCTGGCTGCCGTTAATGCCCTCGAACCGACGGACCGTCAGGAGAAGCTCCGCCTTCTTTTCCCCCCGGCACGCGCCATATGGTCAGCTACGTCAGGCGAACGGGCCCCCGAGCGTCACGTGACACCTTCCATTTGTATGCGGCGGAGCTCTCTATTCCATCCCTTTGTGGCCCAAAGAAAGTGGCCATCTGTCGCCAGTTAGAGACTCCGTGGACCTGTTTGTACCCGCAGGACGAATTAACCCTTTCGCGCACGCGCTCGCCCGTCCAGCAAATGGGCGCTCTTGAACTCGCCCCATtgtcaatgtgcgtgtgtgagagggggtggaggggggggggggtgtgtgtgtgcagcgtcTGAAGTATATACACCCATCATCACTTGACTCGTGCTAATCGATGATACCGACCGTATTATTGACTCCACGGAGCTATTAATGATTATTGATCAGTGTTGTTGGAGGGCACGCGGTGCACTTTCTTCTCTCATTGAAATGGGAGGCAAAGAACTTTTAGGGTTGCTCTGATTTTTCCATTACAAGTCATGTTTTTTACTGATAAATGAAGACGTCGCTGACAGTGATTGTACAGCGGGATGGAGGAGGATGCTgttgcggctgctgctgctgctgatgatgatgatgatgttgtgaTGATGATCATGTTATGTACAACACAGGTCCCCGGCACGGTCTAAATAACTTGAACGTCTGAAGTCAGGCTACTGGGTCAGCCACTTTAATCCCATTGTGAACCGTCCAGCGCTTATCCCCGCTAATCTTTCTAATTGTGCGTGCTGATGATTGCAGACAGTGGTTGTGGGGTCTGGACTGAACCCTCAGTAAtgactcccccaccccccctacTCTCCTGTAGCCGGGGGTGGGCACGCGAGCCGCACGCGCGCCGACAAAAGCCCGTTTCACGGCTCAGTGGTCTCATCCAACGACTGAAAATCTGCTCTTTTCAATTCACGTCGATATAATATAATCCCCAAGAAAAGATGACGTGGTGACCGTTGAGCGACGCGcaagatgaatgaaaaaaaaaaaaataagaatagaGACGCGAATTGATTTCAGATTACGACACAGGAACAGTTGTTTTAGCGGGGGCTTAATCACCAGAAAACTCCCATGTGTCTATAATAAGAATTTTAGCTGAAAATAATtaggctttttttaaatctactaTTTATCGTTTCATCCACCTGCTGCC contains these protein-coding regions:
- the neurod1 gene encoding neurogenic differentiation factor 1 translates to MTKSYTEDSIMPESQSASTWPDECLSSHDEHELEKKSEEREECDAMAKDADPEDVDGLNRLEEDEDDDDDEEEDGDDQKPKRRGPKKKKMTKARLQRFKIRRMKANARERNRMHGLNDALESLRKVVPCYSKTQKLSKIETLRLAKNYIWALSEILRSGKSPDLMSFVQALCKGLSQPTTNLVAGCLQLNPRTFLPEQSQEIPAHMQTASASFAAHPYSYQTPGLPSPPYGTMDSSHIFHVKPHSYGSALEPFFESVLTDCTSPSFDGPLSPPLSVNGNFSFKHEPSSGDFEKSYAFTMHYPAAAGLAGPQAHAPLYAGSAQRCDIPMETMLSYDGHSHHERVMNAQLNAIFHD